One genomic segment of Candidatus Brocadiaceae bacterium includes these proteins:
- a CDS encoding glycosyltransferase — MRTADLRFSSNDYLPGSEERIEHLRRIIHGRPVAILAAGPSIKELEKRIEELRYADICYFGMNSFLQEKHIIQKINKHVSVFFRSCREGMPEVMKDIITFLKKDEDNMFVSSFHRNTFELLDNSFELNSFLGSYDKKLLFFGISYDRTLPDRERPLHFISGNSLQILIQLAIIGKASGIVLFGADGSSKMHKSDKIGDLWYRFPDYYSHWKRKSAESLFLDTTLCFNPILPVAIRNTCKTYKIPPIAILNCSENSGYTPVPTVTYQDAFDFLLNKKKIHEVSDLRVPKISIITPVMTDRDYLHETIESVASQSYTNREHIIVYDKNVEHEIQDLVRQCENVRFISDNNSQSLQSFKKGVLTARGEYLYYCPEGDLYANQDWINICMEILENHADISLVWGLSQIMAENGAAGRITDSKYFDNPPPQSKGFIYHWLRHAYSFPVGSFCVRKKVLENCFPFNDTTITDIRKAWFLFNYHFNKSGYLPFFVPLVVNYQRTYFDQGGHRPQGDPVTMHLPYYVPITEEENVQHCASAEDTHYHLLRNEYRNDIVRYKKTLVKEKNVHCFRNGAGEVLQGGFNRVLFLFSGCLNTYKKVMPGKWIVAVENALCGIKKRKWSIVKSGLVRLLLIIFKKLFGKRSLNSIYKIRDIGVKLRSKDSVIVFYCLAYRKIKKIILRVVSVPVKVKSNMGGKTRENNRIFVNDHKMRNNRIKPHILFVTEKWRDHNPKYGLSNSEHNLYGSLDASCLATHERIHPDEYLLRTNGSFDNAVILKCLRSGPDALCVTWPAHPKLKTLGFIKNKLNIPVIAIWWDSVNHMEEAESFLPFVNINLVVDSSTAFLGKTQRPEQYLPLWTPEDPSLFYNPGIERDINVSFAGTVKNYPDRVAGIFALKSKGIDVYQTGGQRENTVSVDEYALVYKRSKIALNFCYHNNGVPQTKGRIFEATLCGAMLLEAENAETARYFEPMIDYVSFSDEADLVEKVRYYLAHDPERMEIAERGHKKAKERYTGKIFWETVLARVMSENQ, encoded by the coding sequence ATGAGAACAGCAGACCTCCGTTTTTCATCGAATGATTATTTGCCCGGTTCAGAGGAAAGGATTGAGCATCTGAGAAGAATTATACATGGCAGACCGGTTGCAATCCTTGCAGCGGGGCCGTCTATTAAGGAACTTGAAAAAAGGATTGAAGAGTTAAGGTATGCGGATATCTGTTATTTCGGTATGAATAGTTTTTTACAGGAAAAACATATTATACAAAAGATTAATAAGCATGTATCCGTGTTCTTTCGAAGCTGTCGTGAAGGCATGCCAGAGGTCATGAAAGACATCATTACCTTTTTAAAAAAAGATGAAGATAATATGTTTGTGTCATCGTTTCATCGTAATACGTTTGAACTGTTGGATAATAGCTTTGAGTTAAATAGTTTTCTTGGTTCATATGATAAGAAACTCCTTTTTTTTGGCATTTCTTATGACAGGACATTGCCGGACAGGGAACGTCCGCTTCATTTTATCAGTGGCAATTCATTACAGATATTGATTCAACTGGCAATAATTGGTAAGGCATCAGGCATAGTTCTCTTTGGGGCTGATGGTAGTTCAAAAATGCATAAAAGTGACAAGATAGGAGACCTCTGGTATCGTTTCCCTGATTATTACAGTCATTGGAAGAGAAAGTCGGCAGAAAGCCTCTTTCTGGATACGACTCTGTGTTTTAATCCGATTTTACCTGTTGCGATAAGAAATACCTGCAAAACCTATAAAATTCCTCCGATCGCTATTTTAAATTGTTCTGAAAATAGTGGTTACACTCCTGTTCCCACTGTAACGTACCAGGATGCCTTTGATTTTTTATTAAATAAGAAAAAAATACATGAAGTCTCTGATCTGCGGGTACCAAAGATCTCTATTATTACACCGGTGATGACTGATCGTGATTATTTACATGAAACGATAGAAAGTGTGGCATCGCAGTCTTATACAAACAGGGAGCATATTATTGTCTATGACAAGAATGTTGAGCATGAAATACAGGATTTGGTAAGGCAGTGTGAAAACGTCCGGTTTATCTCAGACAATAACTCTCAATCTTTGCAATCATTTAAAAAAGGTGTTTTAACTGCGCGGGGAGAATACCTCTATTACTGCCCTGAAGGCGATCTCTATGCGAACCAGGACTGGATCAACATATGCATGGAAATTCTGGAAAATCATGCTGATATTTCCCTGGTGTGGGGATTAAGCCAAATCATGGCTGAAAATGGCGCAGCTGGGAGAATAACCGATAGCAAGTATTTTGATAATCCTCCTCCTCAGAGCAAGGGCTTTATTTACCACTGGCTTAGACATGCATACTCATTTCCTGTGGGGTCTTTTTGTGTACGGAAAAAGGTATTGGAGAATTGTTTCCCTTTCAACGATACCACGATAACAGACATACGCAAAGCATGGTTCTTATTTAATTATCATTTCAATAAATCAGGCTACCTGCCTTTTTTCGTTCCCCTCGTGGTGAATTATCAGAGGACATATTTTGATCAGGGTGGTCATCGGCCACAGGGTGACCCGGTTACCATGCATTTGCCTTACTATGTTCCCATTACAGAGGAGGAAAATGTTCAGCATTGCGCCTCTGCGGAAGATACGCATTACCATCTCTTAAGAAATGAATACCGTAACGATATTGTTCGGTACAAAAAGACGTTAGTAAAAGAAAAGAATGTTCATTGCTTTAGAAATGGAGCCGGTGAAGTATTGCAAGGCGGTTTTAACCGGGTGCTGTTTTTATTTTCCGGTTGTTTAAATACATATAAAAAAGTGATGCCCGGGAAATGGATTGTAGCTGTTGAGAATGCCCTCTGCGGCATAAAAAAGCGCAAATGGAGTATAGTAAAGTCCGGTTTAGTACGGCTTCTCCTGATCATATTCAAGAAATTATTCGGAAAGAGGAGTTTGAATAGTATTTATAAGATACGTGATATTGGCGTAAAGCTACGAAGCAAGGATTCGGTTATTGTATTCTATTGCCTTGCATATAGAAAGATTAAGAAAATAATTCTCCGCGTAGTATCTGTGCCGGTAAAAGTGAAATCGAATATGGGCGGAAAGACTCGTGAAAACAATCGAATTTTTGTAAACGATCATAAGATGAGAAACAACAGAATAAAGCCGCATATCCTGTTTGTCACAGAAAAATGGAGGGATCACAATCCCAAATATGGTCTGTCAAACAGTGAACATAATCTCTATGGCTCGCTTGATGCATCCTGCCTTGCGACTCATGAACGAATCCATCCTGATGAATACCTTCTTCGCACTAATGGGTCTTTTGACAACGCAGTTATATTGAAATGTTTAAGATCCGGACCCGATGCTTTATGTGTGACCTGGCCTGCACATCCAAAATTAAAGACCCTGGGGTTCATTAAGAATAAACTCAATATACCCGTTATTGCGATTTGGTGGGATTCAGTAAATCACATGGAAGAGGCAGAATCTTTTTTGCCTTTCGTGAATATAAATCTTGTTGTTGATTCTTCTACGGCTTTTTTGGGTAAAACGCAGCGACCAGAACAGTACTTGCCTTTATGGACCCCTGAGGACCCTTCCCTATTCTATAATCCCGGTATTGAGAGAGATATCAATGTTAGCTTTGCCGGGACAGTAAAGAACTACCCGGACAGGGTGGCAGGTATTTTTGCGTTGAAATCGAAAGGGATTGATGTGTATCAGACGGGTGGACAAAGGGAGAATACCGTTTCTGTTGATGAGTATGCGTTGGTATACAAGCGCTCTAAGATTGCTTTAAATTTTTGCTATCACAATAATGGCGTGCCTCAAACAAAAGGCAGAATATTTGAGGCTACTTTGTGTGGCGCAATGCTTTTAGAAGCGGAAAATGCTGAGACTGCAAGGTATTTTGAACCAATGATTGACTATGTGTCATTCTCAGATGAAGCGGACCTGGTTGAAAAAGTGAGATATTATCTGGCACACGACCCGGAACGTATGGAGATTGCAGAGAGGGGCCACAAAAAAGCTAAAGAAAGGTATACCGGCAAGATATTTTGGGAAACGGTTTTGGCCAGGGTTATGAGTGAAAACCAATGA
- a CDS encoding glycosyltransferase gives MIETETVFEGSLFDGKKIDTSVLVLTVSDCSNKHVVKRRGIVEARVNHDFEKSTVHSLKQIISNVTVYDFLKRYVEAGVKRTNSEIIEIVRRESPEYVLWLSMTYELLESTFDEIRRAGSKMIGWFFDDECRFDNYSKWWIPHLDFILTVDRLSAKKYRKLGGNGMFFLNFSNPEYFQRLCLPELYDASFVGTNIANRQEFVDALKNSGIQVETFGRGWRNNYISFDEMVNIYNQSKINLCFMQSYGNNSRPQMKCKIFDICMCGGFMLCEYIPGIEEYYEIGKEIVCFHDIADAQKKVEHYLRNENARKQIADAGFKRAARNHSSQARFFNLFHALQREKKITPPHGRIRDHKNLRLKKARAPKNIKILQSKFHLKWGKALLLEDYGRKRWKDEIVIALSYDQLNIEAWGCLFIGYSPGFLRGKMVKLLEIFLVVLGKIAGKSKLFWR, from the coding sequence ATGATAGAAACGGAGACTGTTTTTGAAGGGAGTTTGTTCGATGGAAAAAAGATAGACACTTCAGTTCTTGTCTTGACAGTGTCTGATTGTAGTAATAAGCATGTTGTAAAGAGACGGGGGATTGTGGAAGCTCGCGTAAACCATGATTTTGAGAAGAGCACGGTCCATTCCCTGAAACAAATTATATCAAATGTAACGGTGTATGATTTTCTGAAAAGGTATGTGGAAGCTGGTGTAAAAAGAACGAATAGTGAAATCATCGAAATTGTTCGCCGAGAAAGTCCGGAATATGTTTTATGGCTTTCAATGACATACGAATTATTGGAGTCAACATTTGATGAGATACGCAGGGCCGGTTCTAAGATGATCGGATGGTTCTTTGATGATGAATGTCGTTTTGATAATTATTCAAAATGGTGGATACCTCATCTTGATTTCATTTTAACAGTGGATAGATTGTCTGCCAAAAAATATAGGAAACTAGGTGGCAACGGAATGTTCTTTTTAAACTTCTCAAATCCGGAGTATTTTCAAAGGTTATGCTTGCCGGAGCTCTATGATGCTTCATTTGTCGGCACAAATATTGCGAACAGACAAGAATTTGTAGATGCCTTAAAAAATAGCGGCATACAGGTAGAAACTTTTGGGAGAGGATGGAGAAATAATTATATTAGTTTTGATGAGATGGTGAATATCTATAATCAAAGTAAAATTAACCTGTGTTTTATGCAATCCTACGGGAATAATTCAAGGCCTCAGATGAAATGTAAGATCTTTGATATTTGTATGTGCGGAGGTTTCATGCTTTGCGAGTACATTCCAGGTATCGAAGAGTATTACGAGATAGGTAAGGAAATAGTGTGTTTTCATGATATTGCAGACGCACAGAAAAAGGTTGAACATTATTTACGTAATGAAAATGCCAGAAAACAGATAGCCGATGCAGGATTCAAAAGGGCTGCCAGGAACCACTCAAGCCAGGCTCGCTTCTTTAACCTCTTTCATGCCTTGCAGCGTGAAAAAAAAATTACCCCGCCACACGGAAGAATACGGGACCATAAAAACCTCAGATTAAAAAAAGCGCGAGCGCCGAAGAATATAAAAATACTACAATCAAAATTTCACTTGAAATGGGGAAAGGCTCTTCTTTTAGAAGATTACGGGAGAAAAAGGTGGAAGGATGAAATAGTGATTGCCCTGTCATATGATCAATTGAACATAGAGGCATGGGGGTGTTTATTCATAGGTTATTCCCCCGGCTTTTTGCGTGGAAAGATGGTTAAACTATTGGAGATTTTCCTGGTTGTATTGGGAAAAATAGCAGGGAAAAGTAAGTTGTTTTGGCGGTGA
- a CDS encoding FkbM family methyltransferase encodes MKRGLRALLRNSIAKQLKKHSYVHREDFVRPYIVKKHIEGVDFLLSITDSHAKLWYDLYCTDPVWVEMRFIRDNLIRSEDVVFECGSHHGCTAILLAHWVGAHGVVYAFEPGKGNYDVLRENISLNNMTNVVPINAAVGNANDVVYFTEYPNGSMDSQVTRRSKGHVKQLETCYAMQQVSLDNCGLDNPSLIKIDTQGYVYEPLQGMRKIITEQKPNLALEIDSKETVEKYGDNFENIFEIIKQDEYIYFIQFDAREEPQQIEHSKILQEWEKKNGFTKEIHLYAKNSRNR; translated from the coding sequence ATGAAAAGAGGTTTGCGCGCCTTGCTGCGCAATTCAATCGCAAAACAATTAAAAAAGCATTCATATGTGCATAGGGAAGATTTTGTCAGGCCATATATCGTGAAAAAACATATTGAAGGCGTTGATTTTCTTCTTTCTATTACAGATTCACATGCAAAATTATGGTATGACCTCTACTGTACCGATCCCGTTTGGGTTGAAATGAGGTTCATTCGTGATAACCTTATTCGCTCCGAGGATGTTGTTTTTGAATGTGGGAGTCATCATGGATGCACTGCCATTTTGCTGGCACACTGGGTTGGCGCTCATGGTGTCGTTTACGCATTTGAACCGGGTAAAGGCAACTATGATGTTCTTAGAGAAAACATCTCACTCAACAACATGACAAATGTAGTTCCAATTAACGCTGCAGTTGGAAACGCGAATGATGTTGTGTACTTTACTGAATATCCAAATGGTTCAATGGATAGTCAGGTTACACGCAGGTCAAAAGGACATGTTAAACAGTTGGAAACATGTTATGCAATGCAACAGGTTTCCCTGGATAACTGTGGACTAGATAATCCCTCATTAATTAAAATTGATACGCAGGGTTATGTCTATGAACCACTGCAGGGGATGAGAAAGATAATCACTGAACAGAAACCTAATCTGGCTCTGGAAATAGATAGTAAGGAGACAGTTGAAAAATATGGCGACAATTTCGAAAATATTTTCGAAATTATTAAACAGGATGAGTACATTTATTTTATACAATTTGATGCGCGCGAGGAACCACAACAAATTGAACATTCGAAAATATTGCAAGAATGGGAAAAGAAAAACGGATTTACTAAAGAGATTCATCTCTATGCGAAAAATTCAAGGAATCGTTAA
- a CDS encoding B12-binding domain-containing radical SAM protein yields the protein MQLLILEKSTQSIYVKDKGKKILFIYPDYRDGLMRPQLPVGLGYIARSLENAGIEYRVIDLNIDSFEDLVRKIEEFCPEYIGVSMMSYRCGKTYELLCALKNQFPFITLIAGGPHITVNREKALEECPAIDIGIVGEGEISMVEALCGSTISLVKGALYREGQEVRYAGDRDFIKNLDEIPFPTYNGFKIARYSNDMRLASSRGCPYQCVFCGAPKILGQQWRKRSAGGMMEELAYWFEKGYQNFNFNDSNFAMDRNRVVSFCEEIIKSNMDVQFTVEGLRADHVNKDLLEKMRRAGFVHLTYGIESGSDNVLRKLRKGASRQQMESAIATSTALGYRVALFFVIGSPGERAEDIRQSFQLALKYPVALALFFNLTPIPGTEFYKWITAQGYRDELNGWYPEENFGFSKQALFGTDVMEKDQLTRWIKKARRLERQIQYRYRLQIRLQHMTGKTFIVKNSIFNTVAWFLSCNGTKIGMSALRCMIKIPFACFVRMAICLK from the coding sequence GTGCAATTACTGATTTTAGAGAAAAGCACACAGAGTATATACGTGAAGGATAAAGGGAAAAAGATACTATTTATCTATCCCGATTATCGTGATGGCCTTATGCGCCCGCAGCTACCTGTTGGACTCGGCTATATTGCAAGAAGCCTTGAAAATGCTGGGATTGAATACCGTGTAATAGACTTAAATATTGATTCTTTTGAAGACCTGGTTCGTAAAATAGAAGAATTTTGTCCGGAGTATATTGGTGTCAGCATGATGAGTTACCGTTGTGGAAAGACCTATGAGCTCCTGTGTGCCTTGAAAAATCAATTTCCTTTCATTACCCTGATTGCAGGAGGGCCCCATATTACTGTTAACAGGGAAAAGGCGCTTGAAGAATGTCCTGCAATTGATATTGGCATAGTTGGCGAAGGTGAAATATCCATGGTAGAGGCACTGTGTGGCTCAACAATCTCACTGGTAAAAGGGGCGCTCTATCGTGAAGGACAAGAGGTGCGTTACGCCGGAGACAGAGACTTTATAAAAAATCTGGATGAGATTCCTTTTCCAACCTATAACGGCTTTAAGATTGCCCGTTATAGCAATGACATGCGTTTGGCTTCATCAAGGGGCTGTCCTTACCAATGTGTTTTTTGCGGAGCTCCTAAAATTCTTGGTCAACAGTGGCGGAAAAGAAGTGCGGGCGGCATGATGGAAGAACTTGCGTATTGGTTTGAGAAAGGGTATCAAAATTTTAACTTCAATGACAGCAATTTTGCAATGGACAGGAACAGGGTCGTAAGTTTTTGTGAAGAGATCATAAAGAGTAATATGGATGTTCAATTTACCGTTGAGGGACTTCGTGCGGACCATGTTAATAAAGATTTGTTGGAAAAAATGAGGCGTGCAGGATTTGTTCATCTGACCTATGGCATAGAGAGCGGAAGCGATAATGTGTTGCGAAAACTCAGGAAAGGCGCCTCGCGTCAACAGATGGAATCTGCAATAGCGACATCCACTGCCCTGGGTTATCGTGTGGCGCTGTTTTTTGTAATTGGCTCTCCCGGCGAAAGGGCAGAAGATATCAGACAGTCGTTTCAGCTGGCCCTGAAATACCCTGTCGCCCTGGCATTGTTTTTTAATCTGACGCCAATACCCGGAACGGAATTTTATAAGTGGATAACAGCGCAAGGGTACAGGGATGAACTCAATGGCTGGTATCCTGAAGAGAACTTTGGCTTTTCAAAGCAAGCGCTTTTCGGGACAGATGTCATGGAAAAGGATCAACTTACCCGGTGGATTAAGAAGGCAAGACGTCTTGAAAGGCAGATACAGTATAGATATAGACTTCAGATTCGTTTGCAACATATGACGGGAAAAACGTTTATTGTAAAGAATAGTATTTTTAACACAGTAGCATGGTTTCTGTCCTGTAACGGAACAAAGATCGGAATGAGCGCTCTCCGGTGTATGATAAAGATACCATTTGCTTGCTTTGTCCGAATGGCGATCTGTTTAAAATAA
- a CDS encoding glycosyltransferase, with the protein MVSVIIPTRNRAKCLKVAIESISGQSLDSSEYEIIVMDNGSTDDTARIVNEINVKSPHIRYYIAPEPGLHVGRHLGARMARGDILAYVDDDIIATPDWLLAIRDAFKDPGVAMVGGKILPKWEGDVPDWVDLFKVETEGGWTNGYLSLLDLGDTTKNISALYVYGCNFSIRKPVLFECEGFHPDGMPHERIQYRGDGETALSRAVMKKKYKTIYEPRATVYHLVPPERLTIEYFCLRAFNQGVSDSYAEIRRKYELQKINDIFSDRALTLWDNLRKQIRPIMFWRHRRGDQLHTVKRKAAMAYEEGILFHRKQVKNDPELLEYIVKKTYL; encoded by the coding sequence ATGGTTTCTGTTATCATTCCCACCCGTAATAGGGCTAAATGCTTAAAAGTCGCAATCGAAAGCATCTCAGGACAATCATTAGATAGCAGTGAATATGAAATAATTGTCATGGATAATGGCTCCACGGATGATACCGCGCGGATTGTCAATGAAATAAACGTAAAGTCACCACACATTCGTTATTATATTGCGCCAGAACCGGGACTTCATGTCGGACGTCATTTAGGGGCCAGAATGGCGCGAGGCGATATACTGGCATATGTGGATGACGATATTATTGCCACACCCGACTGGCTCCTTGCAATAAGGGACGCATTCAAAGATCCCGGGGTTGCCATGGTTGGAGGCAAAATTCTTCCAAAGTGGGAAGGCGATGTGCCTGATTGGGTTGATTTGTTTAAAGTGGAAACAGAAGGAGGGTGGACAAATGGGTACCTGAGTCTTCTGGATCTGGGTGATACAACGAAAAATATTTCGGCTCTCTACGTGTACGGCTGTAATTTTTCAATACGTAAACCGGTATTATTTGAATGTGAAGGATTCCATCCTGACGGAATGCCTCATGAACGTATTCAGTATAGAGGCGATGGCGAAACGGCATTGTCGCGCGCCGTGATGAAGAAAAAATATAAAACCATATATGAGCCTCGGGCGACAGTATATCATTTGGTTCCACCCGAAAGACTAACGATAGAGTATTTTTGCCTGAGGGCATTCAACCAGGGAGTGTCAGATTCCTATGCTGAGATTCGTCGTAAATACGAATTGCAAAAGATAAATGACATTTTTTCTGACAGGGCGCTCACCCTATGGGACAATCTCCGAAAGCAAATACGACCAATCATGTTTTGGAGGCACAGAAGGGGGGATCAATTGCATACAGTTAAGAGAAAGGCGGCTATGGCCTATGAGGAAGGGATACTGTTTCATAGAAAACAGGTAAAAAACGATCCTGAACTTTTAGAGTATATAGTGAAAAAAACATATTTATGA
- a CDS encoding class I SAM-dependent methyltransferase, translating into MLTVVKKIRRLVVCWFRTLIEPIVVEIVDHAVEIRFQVERFETAPETDRASYWERKFNAFDLVRRFQKSGMVVEELQINGEDFEKWMKEFPSLVECYRNLGDSMIEKILEHYLSFTFLGISRSDIIIDVAAAGSRFVSELRSKCIKAYQQDLVYATDMKGYLIGGNAANMPLPDGFASVLTLHCAFECLQGDSDMGFAREADRILKKGGRLGIVPLYIDAIHFVKTSPWCDKRHIRVEKEAKWLWRDDAYHAPFSRHYSPETFVDRIVSRMPGIDTRILFFKNISEIARSFEGQRIYCHFMFKGEKR; encoded by the coding sequence ATGCTTACTGTAGTAAAAAAAATAAGGCGGCTGGTGGTTTGCTGGTTCAGGACCCTGATAGAACCTATTGTTGTGGAAATAGTTGACCATGCAGTAGAAATTCGTTTTCAGGTAGAGCGATTTGAAACTGCGCCAGAGACAGACAGGGCTTCTTATTGGGAAAGAAAATTTAACGCATTTGATCTTGTGCGTCGTTTTCAAAAATCCGGTATGGTCGTTGAAGAACTACAGATTAACGGAGAAGATTTTGAAAAGTGGATGAAAGAGTTTCCGTCTTTAGTTGAATGCTATCGGAACCTGGGCGATAGTATGATTGAAAAAATATTGGAACATTATCTTTCCTTTACCTTCCTTGGAATTTCTCGTTCAGATATTATTATTGATGTTGCGGCTGCTGGAAGTCGATTTGTATCGGAATTGAGGAGTAAATGCATAAAGGCTTACCAGCAGGATTTAGTTTATGCAACAGATATGAAAGGTTATCTGATAGGGGGTAATGCCGCGAATATGCCATTGCCGGATGGATTTGCCAGTGTGTTAACATTACATTGCGCGTTTGAATGTCTTCAGGGAGACTCAGACATGGGGTTTGCCAGAGAAGCTGATAGAATTTTAAAGAAGGGAGGGCGATTGGGCATTGTGCCCCTCTATATAGACGCCATACATTTCGTAAAAACGAGTCCATGGTGCGACAAAAGACACATCCGTGTGGAAAAAGAGGCAAAGTGGCTATGGCGCGATGATGCATATCATGCGCCATTTAGCAGGCATTATTCTCCTGAAACCTTTGTGGATAGGATTGTTTCCAGGATGCCAGGAATTGACACAAGGATTCTTTTTTTTAAAAATATCAGTGAAATAGCACGGTCTTTTGAGGGGCAGCGCATATATTGCCATTTTATGTTCAAAGGAGAAAAACGCTGA
- a CDS encoding DegT/DnrJ/EryC1/StrS family aminotransferase translates to MTRQDLRGGSEIEACVHVPWQKKEKKFYPAQAEAYVIPVNEPLLDGCEKEFLTKCIDTGWISSEGPFVNEFEDKFAKLIGRKYGVAVSNGSAAMDVAISAIGIEKDDEVILPTFTIISPAASIVRAGAIPVLIDSDPFTWNMDVSQIEAKITKKTKALLVVHIYGLPVNMKPVLDIARVYGLKIIEDAAEMHGQTCNDKPCGSFGDISIFSFYSNKIITTGEGGMVATDDSGLAEKCRSLRNLCFQTTKRFVHESLGWNYRMTNMQAAIGLAQLERLREFVERKRHMGKYYSTLLSGVPGIQLPLPKTDYAENIYWTYGIVLNKEVSCDAEEAMRRLKEYNVGTRPFFWPMHEQPVFKKMGLFSNEQYPVAEYLSRKGFYIPGGLALTDTQMDSVANAVRKAIPAMIAPGVSDEGI, encoded by the coding sequence TTGACAAGACAAGATTTGAGGGGAGGCAGTGAGATTGAGGCTTGTGTCCATGTTCCGTGGCAAAAAAAAGAGAAAAAATTTTATCCGGCACAAGCAGAGGCATATGTGATACCCGTAAATGAGCCACTTTTAGATGGTTGTGAAAAAGAATTTTTAACAAAGTGTATCGATACGGGATGGATTTCTTCTGAAGGTCCTTTTGTCAATGAGTTCGAAGATAAATTTGCAAAACTGATTGGCCGGAAATATGGTGTCGCAGTATCCAATGGTTCTGCGGCCATGGATGTTGCCATATCAGCAATCGGCATAGAGAAGGACGACGAGGTTATCCTGCCAACGTTTACCATCATTTCTCCGGCGGCGTCAATTGTAAGAGCTGGGGCCATCCCGGTATTGATCGATAGTGACCCGTTTACATGGAATATGGATGTTTCTCAAATCGAGGCAAAAATTACCAAAAAAACAAAGGCGCTACTCGTTGTTCACATATATGGTCTCCCTGTGAATATGAAGCCTGTCCTTGATATTGCGCGGGTGTATGGCCTGAAAATCATTGAAGACGCTGCGGAGATGCATGGACAGACCTGTAATGACAAACCCTGTGGAAGCTTTGGCGATATCAGCATATTCAGTTTTTATTCGAATAAAATTATCACCACGGGCGAGGGTGGCATGGTGGCGACGGATGATTCTGGGCTGGCGGAAAAATGCAGAAGTTTGAGGAATCTTTGTTTTCAAACTACGAAGAGATTTGTGCATGAATCATTAGGATGGAACTATCGAATGACGAACATGCAGGCTGCCATTGGACTGGCTCAACTTGAGCGTCTTCGAGAGTTTGTTGAACGAAAAAGACATATGGGAAAGTATTATTCTACTTTATTATCAGGTGTGCCGGGAATTCAACTTCCCCTGCCTAAGACTGACTACGCTGAGAATATTTACTGGACATACGGGATTGTGCTGAATAAAGAAGTTTCCTGCGATGCGGAAGAAGCAATGCGACGGCTTAAGGAATACAATGTCGGAACACGCCCTTTTTTTTGGCCCATGCATGAACAGCCGGTGTTTAAAAAAATGGGATTGTTCAGCAATGAGCAATATCCTGTTGCGGAATATCTGTCGCGCAAGGGTTTCTATATTCCAGGCGGGTTGGCGTTGACCGACACACAGATGGATAGTGTGGCAAATGCCGTCAGAAAAGCAATCCCCGCAATGATAGCTCCTGGAGTTTCCGATGAAGGTATTTGA
- a CDS encoding class I SAM-dependent methyltransferase, with translation MKVFDDYAELYDLFYSGKDYCAECDYIIQLVANHSGRAVKKILDIGCGTGGHALVWAQKGYDVTGLELSVTMLAYAREKAKISSVPVHFIEGDMRCFYLGRKFDIATAMFAVMGYQTDTSNVLSTLRSIRRHLEERSLFIFDVWFGPGVIADPPKERIGYYDREGTEVLRIVRPNIGVNSHVVTVDYDILCIKDDKIEKRIHEKHEVRYFFPLEIADYAARTGFELVSSMPFMGQGDGLTTKDWNATFVLKAL, from the coding sequence ATGAAGGTATTTGATGATTATGCAGAACTGTATGATCTTTTTTATAGTGGAAAGGATTACTGCGCCGAGTGTGATTATATAATTCAATTGGTTGCGAATCATTCCGGACGCGCCGTGAAGAAGATCCTTGATATTGGTTGCGGCACAGGCGGGCATGCGCTTGTGTGGGCACAAAAGGGTTATGATGTTACGGGGTTGGAGTTGTCCGTGACAATGCTGGCATACGCGCGGGAAAAGGCCAAAATATCATCCGTTCCCGTTCATTTTATTGAAGGCGATATGAGATGCTTTTATTTGGGCAGGAAATTTGATATTGCTACCGCCATGTTTGCCGTCATGGGTTATCAGACTGATACCTCGAACGTATTATCAACGCTTAGATCAATACGGAGGCACCTTGAAGAAAGGAGCCTCTTTATTTTTGATGTATGGTTTGGTCCTGGAGTAATAGCTGATCCTCCAAAGGAAAGAATCGGTTATTATGACAGAGAAGGGACTGAAGTGTTGCGTATTGTCCGCCCAAATATTGGCGTGAATAGCCATGTGGTGACTGTTGACTATGATATTCTCTGTATAAAAGATGACAAAATTGAGAAAAGAATTCATGAAAAACATGAGGTGAGATATTTTTTTCCGCTGGAAATTGCGGATTACGCCGCGCGAACGGGATTTGAGCTTGTGTCATCCATGCCTTTCATGGGACAAGGGGATGGTTTAACAACGAAGGATTGGAATGCGACATTCGTGTTAAAAGCGTTATGA